The nucleotide sequence AGCATATTGTCTTTCTGGCCAGACGCTTAATCCAAGTTCTAAAATTCAGGTTTTTACGTTCAATTTTCTGAGTATTTTCTTTTCCAATGATGTGTCTGCTTTCGTCGAGATTACGTTCATAGGCTCCCCAATCATCAGTATAAAATTTCTTGATACCAAATGGTTCAAGAAGCTCTTTTAGTTTTTTGAAAACCTCATCCTTTCGTTTCCCAAAAACGTAAGCCAAAACAGTATTGGTCGCATGATCAACTGCATGCCAAAGCCAACGCTGGTTACTTTTTTCAAACACATACGACCACTGTTCATCTATCTCAGCCTCTTGGCAGGCACGGCCTACGTGAATCACAGCACCC is from Endozoicomonas gorgoniicola and encodes:
- a CDS encoding IS1 family transposase; its protein translation is MDLGTGAVIHVGRACQEAEIDEQWSYVFEKSNQRWLWHAVDHATNTVLAYVFGKRKDEVFKKLKELLEPFGIKKFYTDDWGAYERNLDESRHIIGKENTQKIERKNLNFRTWIKRLARKTICFSKLEQMHDIVIGLLINKIEFGIDIHEI